Proteins encoded in a region of the Excalfactoria chinensis isolate bCotChi1 chromosome 16, bCotChi1.hap2, whole genome shotgun sequence genome:
- the LOC140259761 gene encoding uncharacterized protein isoform X1 yields MGRSFTGAGLVLAAVAALCLGGAGGSKVYYSCGAVVESMERGLILSPGFPNNYYPGTHCVWQFFIPIRTHLILEIFDFDIFESSSETPTPWDGFPAAAITGSKDATPPEENLDFVLQTTKSSLQSWMSKAAQNLSGADQSKGLPGHLDELPGAASNNDDAKQMPMMKPNQSKQTKGPKAIMETQTEEQPDSGGATTQRQNVSGQETKEGWKGNILFAQIAASERDESLEQSWTLPTTILPVEISSQQPAMDVCPHDVLYVSDLITFSSRFCGPNSPLNKTMVFGSSLEMVEVIMELITTTNRGRGFAMLFEYKNITEPDTVDAVRQERMENIMMLAILTGTVFFALALLSAVCIACRQRTCPKRSSSNVCSDQENGIQNSAVDINELQLVVPSRENENNNHSVSREQAVTSCRGSTEQSPQDTDPDMPSSTSAVTTETGSDEVFIISAGPGASGLSFTTYRIQDKNLKRSVTSPGSVSDWMTSGHMAAGADTAEKRNVQMENHYPRQRTWSARTFHDFLAPIPQLQKKWCSWTTNSPFTKLADNSGFPTAARTQGVPTRKVISATDIEGASETVYSDSSVSNASYPLTLSAQRQRKLSSCNLKKSRFGNPYFGFLAGSPDNKRVRSLDPSRHLGAASPVNSQSPKSTLESSNPLKINLASASKTKDLGGETDKNKPVFVISEEGDDQQPLVLAEHLSQCGDHLSEPNAVYAVAEPDKQPVVLTVEGNSSASLTSNLPFWAKSPGLYKGQVKVPNSSRDQQSSSAADVNTSETSQNFDTLAAPTLCQTSAQ; encoded by the exons GTCTATTATTCCTGTGGTGCGGTGGTGGAGTCGATGGAAAGAGGTCTGATTTTATCACCAGGATTTCCAAACAACTACTACCCGGGGACACACTGCGTCTGGCAGTTCTTCATTCCCATCAGAACACACCTCATCTTGGAAATTTTTGACTTTGACATTTTTGAGAGCTCTAGTGAAACTCCAACCCCCTGGGATGGCTTTCCAGCCGCTGCAATAACAGGAAGTAAGGATGCGACTCCTCCCGAGGAAAACCTGGACTTTGTTCTCCAGACTACAAAATCTTCTCTTCAGAGCTGGATGTCAAAGGCAGCTCAGAATCTGAGCGGTGCAGACCAGTCAAAAGGACTTCCTGGTCACCTAGATGAACTTCCAGGAGCAGCCTCAAACAATGATGACGCCAAGCAGATGCCAATGATGAAGCCAAACCAGTCAAAACAGACGAAGGGACCCAAGGCGATTATGGAGACTCAAACAGAAGAACAACCTGATTCTGGTGGTGCCACAACACAGAGACAAAACGTCAGCGgccaagaaacaaaagaaggtTGGAAAGGCAATATTTTGTTTGCCCAAATAGCAGCCAGTGAGAGAGATGAAAGTCTGGAACAGAGCTGGACGCTTCCCACAACAATACTGCCAGTGGAAATCTCCAGCCAACAGCCAGCAATGGATGTCTGTCCCCACGATGTGCTGTACGTTTCAGACCTCATCACATTTTCCTCTCGTTTCTGTGGACCAAATTCACCTTTAAACAAGACCATGGTCTTTGGGTCTTCTCTGGAAATGGTTGAGGTTATCATGGAACTCATTACCACCACCAATCGGGGCAGAGGCTTTGCAATGCTCTTTGAATACAAGAACATCACAGAACCTGACACCGTGGATGCTGTGAGGCAGGAGAGGATGGAAAACATAATGATGCTGGCAATTTTAACAGGGACCGTCTTCTTTGCACttgctttgctctctgctgtCTGCATAGCTTGCAG GCAGAGAACGTGCCCCAAAAGGAGCTCATCCAACGTATGCAGTGACCAGGAG AATGGGATCCAGAACTCCGCTGTTGATATCAATGAGCTCCAGCTCGTGGTGCCAAGTCGggagaatgaaaacaacaaccacTCTGTCAGCCGGGAGCAGGCGG TCACTTCctgcagaggcagcacagaACAGTCTCCTCAGGATACTGACCCAGACATGCCCTCTTCCACCTCTGCAGTGACCACTGAGACAGGCAGCGATGAAGtgtttattatttctgctgGACCCGGAGCCAGTGGGCTGAGCTTTACTACCTACAGAATCCAG GACAAAAACCTGAAAAGAAGCGTCACAAGCCCAGGCTCCGTGTCTGACTGGATGACTTCTGGTCAtatggctgcaggagcagataCTGCCGAGAAGAGGAATGTCCAGATGGAAAACCATTATCCCAGACAACGCACGTGGAGTGCCCGCACTTTCCATGACTTCCTGGCTCCAATACCACAGCTACAAAAAAAGTGGTGCAGTTGGACCACCAATAGTCCCTTCACAAAGCTGGCTGACAACAGC GGTTTTCCTACAGCTGCAAGAACTCAAGGTGTTCCCACCAGAAAGGTGATTTCAGCCACTGACATAGAGGGAGCTTCTGAAACGGTTTACTCTGATTCATCTGTCAGCAATGCTTCCTACCCCCTCACTCTGTCTGCACAAAGGCAGCGGAAGCTAAGCTCCTGCAACTTGAAGAAATCCAGGTTTGGGAATCCTTACTTTGGATTTTTAGCTGGTTCCCCTGACAACAAACGTGTGAGGTCCTTGGATCCCTCCAGACATCTAGGGGCAGCATCTCCAGTTAACAGCCAAAGCCCCAAGAGTACTCTAGAGAGCTCCAACCCCTTGAAAATCAATTTGGCCAGTGCTTCAAAAACAAAGGACCTTGGGggagaaacagataaaaacaaaccagtttttgtcatttctgaagAAGGAGATGATCAGCAGCCTCTGGTCCTAGCTGAGCACCTTAGTCAATGTGGAGATCATCTGTCTGAACCAAATGCTGTGTACGCAGTAGCAGAGCCAGACAAACAACCAGTGGTTCTGACTGTTGAGGGCAACAGTTCTGCCAGTTTGACATCAAATCTTCCATTTTGGGCAAAATCTCCTGGTTTATACAAAGGTCAGGTGAAGGTCCCTAACTCTTCCAGGGACCAGCAGAGCTCATCAGCTGCAGATGTGAATACTAGTGAGACCTCACAGAACTTTGATACCTTAGCTGCTCCTACACTATGTCAAACTTCAGCCCAGTGA
- the LOC140259761 gene encoding uncharacterized protein isoform X3, which yields MERGLILSPGFPNNYYPGTHCVWQFFIPIRTHLILEIFDFDIFESSSETPTPWDGFPAAAITGSKDATPPEENLDFVLQTTKSSLQSWMSKAAQNLSGADQSKGLPGHLDELPGAASNNDDAKQMPMMKPNQSKQTKGPKAIMETQTEEQPDSGGATTQRQNVSGQETKEGWKGNILFAQIAASERDESLEQSWTLPTTILPVEISSQQPAMDVCPHDVLYVSDLITFSSRFCGPNSPLNKTMVFGSSLEMVEVIMELITTTNRGRGFAMLFEYKNITEPDTVDAVRQERMENIMMLAILTGTVFFALALLSAVCIACRQRTCPKRSSSNVCSDQENGIQNSAVDINELQLVVPSRENENNNHSVSREQAVTSCRGSTEQSPQDTDPDMPSSTSAVTTETGSDEVFIISAGPGASGLSFTTYRIQDKNLKRSVTSPGSVSDWMTSGHMAAGADTAEKRNVQMENHYPRQRTWSARTFHDFLAPIPQLQKKWCSWTTNSPFTKLADNSGFPTAARTQGVPTRKVISATDIEGASETVYSDSSVSNASYPLTLSAQRQRKLSSCNLKKSRFGNPYFGFLAGSPDNKRVRSLDPSRHLGAASPVNSQSPKSTLESSNPLKINLASASKTKDLGGETDKNKPVFVISEEGDDQQPLVLAEHLSQCGDHLSEPNAVYAVAEPDKQPVVLTVEGNSSASLTSNLPFWAKSPGLYKGQVKVPNSSRDQQSSSAADVNTSETSQNFDTLAAPTLCQTSAQ from the exons ATGGAAAGAGGTCTGATTTTATCACCAGGATTTCCAAACAACTACTACCCGGGGACACACTGCGTCTGGCAGTTCTTCATTCCCATCAGAACACACCTCATCTTGGAAATTTTTGACTTTGACATTTTTGAGAGCTCTAGTGAAACTCCAACCCCCTGGGATGGCTTTCCAGCCGCTGCAATAACAGGAAGTAAGGATGCGACTCCTCCCGAGGAAAACCTGGACTTTGTTCTCCAGACTACAAAATCTTCTCTTCAGAGCTGGATGTCAAAGGCAGCTCAGAATCTGAGCGGTGCAGACCAGTCAAAAGGACTTCCTGGTCACCTAGATGAACTTCCAGGAGCAGCCTCAAACAATGATGACGCCAAGCAGATGCCAATGATGAAGCCAAACCAGTCAAAACAGACGAAGGGACCCAAGGCGATTATGGAGACTCAAACAGAAGAACAACCTGATTCTGGTGGTGCCACAACACAGAGACAAAACGTCAGCGgccaagaaacaaaagaaggtTGGAAAGGCAATATTTTGTTTGCCCAAATAGCAGCCAGTGAGAGAGATGAAAGTCTGGAACAGAGCTGGACGCTTCCCACAACAATACTGCCAGTGGAAATCTCCAGCCAACAGCCAGCAATGGATGTCTGTCCCCACGATGTGCTGTACGTTTCAGACCTCATCACATTTTCCTCTCGTTTCTGTGGACCAAATTCACCTTTAAACAAGACCATGGTCTTTGGGTCTTCTCTGGAAATGGTTGAGGTTATCATGGAACTCATTACCACCACCAATCGGGGCAGAGGCTTTGCAATGCTCTTTGAATACAAGAACATCACAGAACCTGACACCGTGGATGCTGTGAGGCAGGAGAGGATGGAAAACATAATGATGCTGGCAATTTTAACAGGGACCGTCTTCTTTGCACttgctttgctctctgctgtCTGCATAGCTTGCAG GCAGAGAACGTGCCCCAAAAGGAGCTCATCCAACGTATGCAGTGACCAGGAG AATGGGATCCAGAACTCCGCTGTTGATATCAATGAGCTCCAGCTCGTGGTGCCAAGTCGggagaatgaaaacaacaaccacTCTGTCAGCCGGGAGCAGGCGG TCACTTCctgcagaggcagcacagaACAGTCTCCTCAGGATACTGACCCAGACATGCCCTCTTCCACCTCTGCAGTGACCACTGAGACAGGCAGCGATGAAGtgtttattatttctgctgGACCCGGAGCCAGTGGGCTGAGCTTTACTACCTACAGAATCCAG GACAAAAACCTGAAAAGAAGCGTCACAAGCCCAGGCTCCGTGTCTGACTGGATGACTTCTGGTCAtatggctgcaggagcagataCTGCCGAGAAGAGGAATGTCCAGATGGAAAACCATTATCCCAGACAACGCACGTGGAGTGCCCGCACTTTCCATGACTTCCTGGCTCCAATACCACAGCTACAAAAAAAGTGGTGCAGTTGGACCACCAATAGTCCCTTCACAAAGCTGGCTGACAACAGC GGTTTTCCTACAGCTGCAAGAACTCAAGGTGTTCCCACCAGAAAGGTGATTTCAGCCACTGACATAGAGGGAGCTTCTGAAACGGTTTACTCTGATTCATCTGTCAGCAATGCTTCCTACCCCCTCACTCTGTCTGCACAAAGGCAGCGGAAGCTAAGCTCCTGCAACTTGAAGAAATCCAGGTTTGGGAATCCTTACTTTGGATTTTTAGCTGGTTCCCCTGACAACAAACGTGTGAGGTCCTTGGATCCCTCCAGACATCTAGGGGCAGCATCTCCAGTTAACAGCCAAAGCCCCAAGAGTACTCTAGAGAGCTCCAACCCCTTGAAAATCAATTTGGCCAGTGCTTCAAAAACAAAGGACCTTGGGggagaaacagataaaaacaaaccagtttttgtcatttctgaagAAGGAGATGATCAGCAGCCTCTGGTCCTAGCTGAGCACCTTAGTCAATGTGGAGATCATCTGTCTGAACCAAATGCTGTGTACGCAGTAGCAGAGCCAGACAAACAACCAGTGGTTCTGACTGTTGAGGGCAACAGTTCTGCCAGTTTGACATCAAATCTTCCATTTTGGGCAAAATCTCCTGGTTTATACAAAGGTCAGGTGAAGGTCCCTAACTCTTCCAGGGACCAGCAGAGCTCATCAGCTGCAGATGTGAATACTAGTGAGACCTCACAGAACTTTGATACCTTAGCTGCTCCTACACTATGTCAAACTTCAGCCCAGTGA
- the LOC140259761 gene encoding uncharacterized protein isoform X2 — translation MGRSFTGAGLVLAAVAALCLGGAGGSKVYYSCGAVVESMERGLILSPGFPNNYYPGTHCVWQFFIPIRTHLILEIFDFDIFESSSETPTPWDGFPAAAITGSKDATPPEENLDFVLQTTKSSLQSWMSKAAQNLSGADQSKGLPGHLDELPGAASNNDDAKQMPMMKPNQSKQTKGPKAIMETQTEEQPDSGGATTQRQNVSGQETKEGWKGNILFAQIAASERDESLEQSWTLPTTILPVEISSQQPAMDVCPHDVLYVSDLITFSSRFCGPNSPLNKTMVFGSSLEMVEVIMELITTTNRGRGFAMLFEYKNITEPDTVDAVRQERMENIMMLAILTGTVFFALALLSAVCIACRQRTCPKRSSSNVCSDQENGIQNSAVDINELQLVVPSRENENNNHSVSREQAVTTETGSDEVFIISAGPGASGLSFTTYRIQDKNLKRSVTSPGSVSDWMTSGHMAAGADTAEKRNVQMENHYPRQRTWSARTFHDFLAPIPQLQKKWCSWTTNSPFTKLADNSGFPTAARTQGVPTRKVISATDIEGASETVYSDSSVSNASYPLTLSAQRQRKLSSCNLKKSRFGNPYFGFLAGSPDNKRVRSLDPSRHLGAASPVNSQSPKSTLESSNPLKINLASASKTKDLGGETDKNKPVFVISEEGDDQQPLVLAEHLSQCGDHLSEPNAVYAVAEPDKQPVVLTVEGNSSASLTSNLPFWAKSPGLYKGQVKVPNSSRDQQSSSAADVNTSETSQNFDTLAAPTLCQTSAQ, via the exons GTCTATTATTCCTGTGGTGCGGTGGTGGAGTCGATGGAAAGAGGTCTGATTTTATCACCAGGATTTCCAAACAACTACTACCCGGGGACACACTGCGTCTGGCAGTTCTTCATTCCCATCAGAACACACCTCATCTTGGAAATTTTTGACTTTGACATTTTTGAGAGCTCTAGTGAAACTCCAACCCCCTGGGATGGCTTTCCAGCCGCTGCAATAACAGGAAGTAAGGATGCGACTCCTCCCGAGGAAAACCTGGACTTTGTTCTCCAGACTACAAAATCTTCTCTTCAGAGCTGGATGTCAAAGGCAGCTCAGAATCTGAGCGGTGCAGACCAGTCAAAAGGACTTCCTGGTCACCTAGATGAACTTCCAGGAGCAGCCTCAAACAATGATGACGCCAAGCAGATGCCAATGATGAAGCCAAACCAGTCAAAACAGACGAAGGGACCCAAGGCGATTATGGAGACTCAAACAGAAGAACAACCTGATTCTGGTGGTGCCACAACACAGAGACAAAACGTCAGCGgccaagaaacaaaagaaggtTGGAAAGGCAATATTTTGTTTGCCCAAATAGCAGCCAGTGAGAGAGATGAAAGTCTGGAACAGAGCTGGACGCTTCCCACAACAATACTGCCAGTGGAAATCTCCAGCCAACAGCCAGCAATGGATGTCTGTCCCCACGATGTGCTGTACGTTTCAGACCTCATCACATTTTCCTCTCGTTTCTGTGGACCAAATTCACCTTTAAACAAGACCATGGTCTTTGGGTCTTCTCTGGAAATGGTTGAGGTTATCATGGAACTCATTACCACCACCAATCGGGGCAGAGGCTTTGCAATGCTCTTTGAATACAAGAACATCACAGAACCTGACACCGTGGATGCTGTGAGGCAGGAGAGGATGGAAAACATAATGATGCTGGCAATTTTAACAGGGACCGTCTTCTTTGCACttgctttgctctctgctgtCTGCATAGCTTGCAG GCAGAGAACGTGCCCCAAAAGGAGCTCATCCAACGTATGCAGTGACCAGGAG AATGGGATCCAGAACTCCGCTGTTGATATCAATGAGCTCCAGCTCGTGGTGCCAAGTCGggagaatgaaaacaacaaccacTCTGTCAGCCGGGAGCAGGCGG TGACCACTGAGACAGGCAGCGATGAAGtgtttattatttctgctgGACCCGGAGCCAGTGGGCTGAGCTTTACTACCTACAGAATCCAG GACAAAAACCTGAAAAGAAGCGTCACAAGCCCAGGCTCCGTGTCTGACTGGATGACTTCTGGTCAtatggctgcaggagcagataCTGCCGAGAAGAGGAATGTCCAGATGGAAAACCATTATCCCAGACAACGCACGTGGAGTGCCCGCACTTTCCATGACTTCCTGGCTCCAATACCACAGCTACAAAAAAAGTGGTGCAGTTGGACCACCAATAGTCCCTTCACAAAGCTGGCTGACAACAGC GGTTTTCCTACAGCTGCAAGAACTCAAGGTGTTCCCACCAGAAAGGTGATTTCAGCCACTGACATAGAGGGAGCTTCTGAAACGGTTTACTCTGATTCATCTGTCAGCAATGCTTCCTACCCCCTCACTCTGTCTGCACAAAGGCAGCGGAAGCTAAGCTCCTGCAACTTGAAGAAATCCAGGTTTGGGAATCCTTACTTTGGATTTTTAGCTGGTTCCCCTGACAACAAACGTGTGAGGTCCTTGGATCCCTCCAGACATCTAGGGGCAGCATCTCCAGTTAACAGCCAAAGCCCCAAGAGTACTCTAGAGAGCTCCAACCCCTTGAAAATCAATTTGGCCAGTGCTTCAAAAACAAAGGACCTTGGGggagaaacagataaaaacaaaccagtttttgtcatttctgaagAAGGAGATGATCAGCAGCCTCTGGTCCTAGCTGAGCACCTTAGTCAATGTGGAGATCATCTGTCTGAACCAAATGCTGTGTACGCAGTAGCAGAGCCAGACAAACAACCAGTGGTTCTGACTGTTGAGGGCAACAGTTCTGCCAGTTTGACATCAAATCTTCCATTTTGGGCAAAATCTCCTGGTTTATACAAAGGTCAGGTGAAGGTCCCTAACTCTTCCAGGGACCAGCAGAGCTCATCAGCTGCAGATGTGAATACTAGTGAGACCTCACAGAACTTTGATACCTTAGCTGCTCCTACACTATGTCAAACTTCAGCCCAGTGA